The sequence CCACTGCCGCAGGGCATCGCTGACGGCTTTCAGTGCATCGAGCTGTGGATACGGCAGTGCGTTGTTGCCCGCCAAGTGCTCGGCGACGTCGGCGTAACTCAGCTTGGCTTTTGAGCGAATGAGGACCTCGCGAAACTGAACGTCGCTGACCTCCCCCGTGGGGCTGACCTGAAGACTGCACAGTAGGGCGGCGCGGTCTTCGTCGGCCACCAGCGAGCAGGCCTGTTGGCTGAGGGATTCCGGCAGCATAGGCTGGGTGCAGCCGGGCAGATAAACCGTGCTGGCGCGTTGGCGGGCGGCCTTGTCGAGTTCACTATCCTCGGGAATGAACGCACCGGGGTCGGCAACTGCGACATCCAGGCGCCAGCCCTGAGCATTGGCTTCGGCGTAGAGGGCATCGTCAATGTCACGGGTTTCCTGCGAATCGATGGTGACAAAGCCGTGCTCGCGAAGATCGTCGCGCTTTTCTTTGCGGCTGTCGGCAGCAGCTTCTGCCCCTTTGGGCCACTGGCTGTCGATGCCGAATTTACAGAGGATATACTTGCCTTCCACGCCGGCGTCGTCAGGTGCACCGATACGGGCCAGCACCTTGACCTGAGACTTGCCGTCGCGCCAAGGGTGCCGTTGCACTTTGCAGTGCAGGTAGTCACCGGGCTGTGCCTTCTTGCGCTCCGAGGGCGGAATAAACAGCAGCTTGTTAAAGCGGGGCAGATCGGGCTCGACGAAGTGGCCCTGGCCGCGCACGACATAGCGCCCGGTAAATTCCTTCAGCGGGCTGTCGATCAACTTTTCCAGCTCGCCTTTGAATTTGCCTTTATCATCGGTCAGTACATTCACCTTCACCCGATCGCCAGGGAAGACGCGCTGCATGGTTTCCGGTGGCAGGAAAACGTCGCGGCCATCATCCAGTCGGACAAAGCCGAAGCGGCGCTGGCTGCCACGCACTTCGCCCTCGCCCTGATCTTTATTATCTTCAATGTCTTTTTTAAGCTGGCGCAGCTGTTGCAGGGTGTTCTGGTCGAGCATGGTGAGGGCGTACCTTGGATTGGCTGATAGCAAAGGGGCCATAGAGTAGCCGAAATCGCCGCCGACGTCTTGCGTAGCTCAGTGACAGCGTTGCCGGGCTGCGCCCTGAATCCGGAGTCCGATGATAAGTGGTTGACATTCCGAGCGGCGACGTGAACTATCGAAAGCGTGGATGTTGTTCATGGAGCGCGCGTTTGCCCCGTCGTGAAGTGGCCCCCGGCCCGACACCAGTTTCTTCTCAATGCTGCCGTACCCCTCTGGCAGCAGGCCCGCGACACAGCCAATGTTCGCATCTTCTTACTGTCCGCTTTTCCCCGGTTTTTACCCAATCGTTTTGCCGTTTTTCCCTCCCCCTGCCTGTAGAGAGTCGCTGATGGAAAAAATCTACGTACTGGATACCAACGTCCTGCTGCACGACCCGATGGCACTCAGTGCCTTCCATGAACATCGCGTGGTCATTCCCATGACCGTGCTGGAAGAGCTGGATCACATTAAGGATCGCCGTGATAAGGACGTCAGTCGCGAGGCGCGTATTGCAATCAATGCCATCGACAAAATTCTGTTTA comes from Spongiibacter tropicus DSM 19543 and encodes:
- a CDS encoding VacB/RNase II family 3'-5' exoribonuclease, whose product is MLDQNTLQQLRQLKKDIEDNKDQGEGEVRGSQRRFGFVRLDDGRDVFLPPETMQRVFPGDRVKVNVLTDDKGKFKGELEKLIDSPLKEFTGRYVVRGQGHFVEPDLPRFNKLLFIPPSERKKAQPGDYLHCKVQRHPWRDGKSQVKVLARIGAPDDAGVEGKYILCKFGIDSQWPKGAEAAADSRKEKRDDLREHGFVTIDSQETRDIDDALYAEANAQGWRLDVAVADPGAFIPEDSELDKAARQRASTVYLPGCTQPMLPESLSQQACSLVADEDRAALLCSLQVSPTGEVSDVQFREVLIRSKAKLSYADVAEHLAGNNALPYPQLDALKAVSDALRQWRDVNSLIMPEQADFHYTLDDKGHITAIARQDRNDAHRLVEECMLAANRSAAEWLKEQRPEGRALYNAHAGFREERLDSVRKLLQQALPELAEANIDTLDDYRKVLRAAANGDHALPLRSIMARMLQPGELSATAKPHFGLGFEAYSTFTSPLRKYSDLIVQRCIRACLDGNNGGAASDEVLSTMQEKLRSLRQATRDMEQWLLCEYLSKQDKDTVYEGRIAHLNGGGFTVELNDTGISGFVEARSIPEKLSFDADTLRLFNDKQQFQLEQAVQVKVADVDPFQRKLMFALAESPAA